From a single Fulvivirga ulvae genomic region:
- a CDS encoding adenylate/guanylate cyclase domain-containing protein, with amino-acid sequence MKRATQLQVKQFFILTVIWMALGVVIAVYDHLVLHTSQSLGTSDKYSLAEGIFRNLISSFIGSMLGGSFLVFFVNVKYRDKPYGYTIMAVLLFFIFVMIFITLLLATVIVPRQTGLPLSDPVSQSAFKAFVTDSYPLKSALVWIFIVAITQLLLQVSSKFGQGTFWNIIRGKYNTPKEEKRIFMFLDLNSSTAIAEELGDETYHALLQDFFSDITDPIINNMGNIYQYVGDEVVVAWTLEEGIENAHCLKCFFDMKQVMKRKEQKYIRRYGLVPTFKAGLHCGRVVAGEIGIIKRDITYSGDVLNTTSRIQSMCKELNVEILASSNILKELILSDRYTSEPLGVIKLRGKSREIALSTLRPVF; translated from the coding sequence ATGAAAAGAGCCACTCAGCTCCAGGTTAAACAATTTTTTATTCTCACCGTCATCTGGATGGCACTTGGTGTAGTTATAGCTGTTTATGATCACCTGGTACTGCATACCAGTCAGTCTCTGGGTACTTCTGATAAATACTCACTGGCAGAAGGCATTTTCAGGAATTTGATTTCAAGCTTTATCGGCTCCATGCTTGGAGGCAGTTTTCTGGTTTTCTTTGTCAACGTAAAGTATCGCGATAAGCCCTATGGATATACTATTATGGCGGTGCTTTTATTTTTTATTTTCGTTATGATATTTATTACCTTGCTGCTGGCCACGGTCATTGTACCACGTCAGACAGGACTGCCCTTGTCTGACCCTGTTTCTCAATCCGCTTTTAAAGCATTTGTTACTGACAGCTACCCATTAAAAAGCGCCCTGGTCTGGATCTTTATAGTGGCAATAACTCAGCTATTGCTCCAGGTCAGCAGCAAATTCGGGCAGGGCACTTTCTGGAACATCATCCGTGGCAAGTACAATACGCCTAAAGAGGAGAAGAGGATCTTCATGTTCCTGGACCTGAACTCCTCCACTGCTATTGCCGAAGAGTTGGGTGATGAAACCTACCATGCGCTGCTTCAGGATTTTTTCTCGGATATTACCGATCCCATAATAAATAATATGGGCAACATTTACCAGTACGTAGGCGATGAAGTCGTTGTAGCCTGGACACTTGAAGAGGGAATAGAAAATGCTCATTGCCTGAAGTGTTTCTTTGATATGAAGCAGGTAATGAAAAGAAAAGAGCAAAAATATATCCGGCGTTATGGCCTTGTACCTACATTCAAAGCCGGCTTACACTGCGGCCGCGTCGTAGCCGGAGAGATCGGGATTATTAAAAGGGACATTACCTATTCAGGTGATGTTCTCAATACCACATCAAGAATACAAAGTATGTGCAAGGAACTTAATGTGGAGATATTGGCATCCTCCAACATATTGAAGGAACTGATACTATCTGACCGGTACACTTCTGAACCTCTTGGAGTTATTAAGCTCAGGGGAAAATCCAGGGAGATTGCTCTGAGTACGCTTAGGCCCGTGTTTTAG
- a CDS encoding universal stress protein, whose amino-acid sequence MKNILVPVDFSAFSFNAARKAVFIAEKTNAEVHLLHVVNAPSDWNSISLQAQQEFPEVEARVVEAEMKMEKLLNDAIFERSKVKTYVQGGTIYEVITEFARHRKMDLITIGAHGADETKELFVGSTTQRVIRMATCPVLSVKKNSELKSVDRILFLSDFEEDISNAIETIIQLAEIMAASVELLYINTPANFTDTETAEARMSKYIPKASKVKFQSFIYNDFDKDKGMLAFMKRNKPDLITMITHARKGKPAYLLSMTDTIVFHADIPVLSMVLRKP is encoded by the coding sequence ATGAAAAATATTCTTGTACCTGTCGATTTTTCAGCATTCTCTTTCAATGCAGCCAGAAAAGCGGTATTCATAGCAGAAAAAACCAATGCTGAGGTTCACTTGCTTCATGTGGTAAATGCACCCTCAGACTGGAACAGTATTTCGTTGCAGGCACAGCAGGAGTTTCCTGAAGTGGAGGCCCGTGTGGTAGAAGCTGAAATGAAAATGGAGAAACTGCTGAATGATGCCATATTTGAAAGGAGCAAAGTGAAAACCTATGTGCAGGGAGGCACCATCTATGAGGTTATTACTGAGTTTGCCAGGCACCGTAAGATGGACCTGATTACCATTGGAGCACATGGAGCAGATGAGACTAAAGAATTATTTGTGGGTTCTACTACTCAAAGGGTTATCCGTATGGCCACCTGCCCTGTATTATCGGTGAAGAAGAACTCGGAACTGAAATCCGTGGATAGAATATTGTTTCTTTCCGATTTTGAAGAAGACATTTCCAATGCTATAGAGACCATCATACAACTGGCAGAGATAATGGCCGCCAGTGTGGAACTTTTATATATAAACACACCGGCTAACTTTACCGATACGGAAACAGCTGAAGCCCGGATGTCAAAATACATACCCAAAGCATCAAAGGTTAAATTTCAATCTTTTATCTATAACGACTTCGACAAAGACAAAGGTATGCTGGCATTTATGAAACGAAACAAGCCGGATCTCATCACGATGATAACGCATGCCCGTAAAGGTAAACCGGCGTATTTACTTAGCATGACTGATACTATTGTTTTTCATGCGGACATTCCAGTGCTCAGTATGGTATTGAGGAAGCCGTAG
- a CDS encoding pyridoxamine 5'-phosphate oxidase family protein, giving the protein MLGNLTDRQIDYLLFSQVIGRIGCYADGDIFVVPVTYVFDGHYIYAHSKEGKKIDMMRVNGEVCFEVEAMDNLANWRCAIIWGTYEELQDQKLQREGLQILQDRIGPLRTSETTYSQRPATIPQIVEKEKKPIVYRIKVEKKTGRFEKSGN; this is encoded by the coding sequence ATGCTGGGCAATCTAACAGACAGACAAATCGACTACTTACTATTCAGCCAGGTAATCGGTCGGATCGGGTGCTATGCTGACGGTGATATTTTTGTTGTGCCCGTGACTTACGTATTTGATGGTCACTATATTTATGCGCACTCAAAAGAAGGTAAAAAAATTGACATGATGCGGGTGAACGGCGAGGTATGCTTTGAGGTAGAAGCCATGGATAATTTGGCCAACTGGCGTTGTGCTATCATTTGGGGGACCTATGAAGAGCTACAAGATCAAAAGTTACAAAGAGAAGGCCTTCAGATACTTCAGGATCGCATCGGACCTTTGAGGACCAGTGAAACAACCTATTCACAGCGGCCAGCTACAATCCCCCAGATAGTGGAAAAGGAGAAAAAACCTATAGTTTACCGCATAAAAGTAGAGAAGAAAACAGGCAGGTTTGAAAAGAGCGGGAATTAA
- a CDS encoding YciE/YciF ferroxidase family protein, translating into MNATITNLTEALAYKLNELYSAEKKLQSAMLQCTEQVSSPALKSELLKYRESSGDKLLKLNRTYSYLMKEPGRCTDKVIDALINSMKQVLKATIPGEMKDILLVSCLKNINYYKMAGYETALVFSWELELDTASALLEEVLNWEKQTHADLSQIAVLDVNIKAEEYNNKI; encoded by the coding sequence ATGAATGCAACTATTACAAACCTGACCGAGGCATTAGCCTATAAACTGAATGAACTTTATAGCGCTGAAAAGAAGCTGCAAAGTGCAATGCTACAATGCACTGAGCAAGTGAGTTCGCCAGCTTTAAAAAGCGAACTGTTAAAATATCGTGAAAGCAGTGGAGACAAACTGCTCAAACTGAATCGTACGTATAGCTATCTCATGAAAGAACCAGGTCGCTGTACGGACAAAGTAATTGATGCACTGATTAATAGTATGAAGCAGGTGCTTAAAGCAACGATACCAGGAGAAATGAAGGATATATTGTTGGTTTCCTGCCTGAAAAATATCAATTACTACAAAATGGCCGGATACGAAACCGCACTGGTATTTTCATGGGAACTGGAGCTGGATACTGCCTCAGCTTTGCTTGAAGAAGTATTGAACTGGGAAAAGCAAACACATGCTGACCTATCGCAAATAGCCGTGCTTGATGTAAATATCAAAGCGGAGGAGTACAACAATAAAATATAG